A part of Candidatus Woesearchaeota archaeon genomic DNA contains:
- a CDS encoding transglutaminase domain-containing protein, translated as MAEATAVYEKSQNTTNREELVRRIKVSPGMDYYLGIKNKLLQLNVSGVSLENAKLLRQIADEIIPDIRRAASFHTEPFDPVERQGLAEVKGLESLIKNARRTMVEVVKKNIESIETYGKKELNISDIDYLQNFPFEIRESIRILCCDDVISAAKVSNLDAVISSIIKNYHEKQKQGRELINSNLGSLAASHYSITLNDSTINDNPFVMSPHLLSYVQERTKNAATDEDKAKAVFDMIVDYVKYGGDKRGDKTYRNADETFKTKEGVCGEMGYLYVAAARASGLKSNIAEVDIDERGEKVCHACASVELNGRTILVDPAYQTIDAKHKKFKIVTDEEAREKYKLYNGLEDKVDVAVKDASISEEEKNDAVKKLKEPDYLFKVKQALDLMIVKEDEAKLIAYLSCFSSRFPDYVLPVHAFIQAQSSTGKTHLIDTVVKLFPDQNIIAINRVSDAAWDYFKESLDGKVMTIEEFHTLTDKAMRILLPKLWKSEKQSKITVMDNGERVTKSIGPKGLPACLAASCKDFPFEVMNRGILVSLDYSREQTRLINEHKAKIRAFPQMTEEKFSNLSKEYADCYVAIKPYNNFSPFLPILNNFLIGGVTDRRNFEKLDLLSNVVAHINQFQRPIISIDEKETIPVLISDIYIPLSLQRKFLIENSCLDKKAIELYKVIQGNNGISSVQLTEKIRSCGPESSFVSASRKSERELQYEIGSYLAQLKDFNFISQSDSTYSVNQSLASRFDLNDMTINLKPIEDALHSLNQQSQDATAKMGLSYNKDKNGFEWQNYKENLVDPLTGDKLLIKVEALDGNGKIKVERCNE; from the coding sequence ATGGCAGAAGCAACAGCTGTATACGAAAAATCGCAAAATACAACGAACAGAGAAGAGCTAGTTAGAAGAATAAAGGTCAGCCCGGGCATGGATTATTATCTCGGCATTAAAAACAAGCTTCTGCAACTGAATGTTTCCGGCGTTTCGCTTGAAAATGCAAAATTATTAAGGCAGATCGCAGATGAAATAATTCCCGATATAAGAAGAGCTGCGTCATTCCATACAGAGCCTTTTGACCCGGTTGAAAGGCAGGGCCTGGCAGAAGTAAAGGGCCTTGAATCATTAATTAAAAATGCAAGAAGAACAATGGTTGAAGTCGTCAAAAAAAATATAGAGTCCATTGAAACTTATGGAAAAAAAGAGCTAAATATCTCAGATATTGATTATCTGCAGAATTTTCCATTTGAGATCAGGGAATCAATCAGAATATTGTGTTGTGATGATGTAATAAGTGCAGCAAAAGTCAGCAATCTTGATGCAGTAATCAGCAGCATAATAAAAAATTACCATGAAAAACAAAAACAAGGCAGAGAGCTGATCAACAGCAATCTTGGCTCTTTGGCTGCAAGCCATTATTCTATTACATTAAATGACAGCACAATAAATGACAATCCCTTTGTGATGTCACCCCATTTATTGTCTTATGTTCAGGAAAGAACAAAGAATGCTGCAACAGATGAAGACAAGGCAAAAGCTGTATTTGACATGATTGTTGATTATGTAAAATATGGGGGGGACAAAAGAGGGGACAAAACTTATAGAAATGCAGATGAGACATTCAAGACAAAAGAGGGCGTTTGCGGCGAGATGGGCTATCTGTATGTTGCAGCAGCAAGGGCATCTGGCCTGAAGTCAAATATTGCCGAAGTGGATATTGATGAAAGAGGCGAAAAGGTATGCCATGCATGCGCCTCTGTCGAGCTGAATGGAAGAACTATTCTTGTTGATCCGGCATACCAAACAATTGATGCAAAGCATAAAAAATTTAAAATAGTGACTGATGAAGAAGCAAGGGAAAAGTACAAGCTATACAACGGCTTAGAAGACAAGGTTGATGTTGCTGTAAAAGACGCTTCTATTTCAGAAGAAGAAAAAAATGATGCCGTTAAAAAATTAAAGGAGCCTGATTATCTGTTCAAGGTAAAGCAGGCTTTAGATTTGATGATTGTAAAGGAAGATGAGGCAAAGCTCATAGCTTATCTGTCTTGCTTCAGCAGCAGATTTCCAGATTATGTTCTGCCTGTCCATGCTTTTATACAAGCGCAAAGCTCAACAGGAAAGACGCATTTGATTGATACTGTTGTTAAGCTATTCCCAGATCAGAATATTATTGCAATCAACAGGGTAAGCGATGCTGCATGGGATTATTTTAAAGAATCATTAGATGGAAAAGTAATGACAATTGAAGAATTTCATACTCTGACAGACAAAGCAATGAGAATTTTGCTTCCTAAATTATGGAAATCTGAAAAGCAAAGCAAGATTACAGTCATGGATAATGGCGAAAGAGTTACAAAATCAATCGGGCCGAAAGGACTCCCAGCGTGCTTAGCTGCTTCATGCAAGGATTTCCCATTTGAAGTCATGAATCGCGGAATATTGGTTTCACTTGATTATTCGAGAGAACAAACCAGGCTAATTAACGAGCACAAGGCAAAAATTAGGGCTTTCCCGCAGATGACTGAAGAAAAATTCTCAAACTTAAGCAAAGAGTATGCAGACTGTTATGTTGCAATTAAACCCTATAATAACTTTTCGCCTTTTCTCCCGATATTAAATAACTTCCTTATCGGAGGAGTAACTGATAGGAGAAACTTTGAAAAATTAGACCTATTGTCAAATGTAGTTGCCCACATTAACCAGTTTCAAAGACCCATCATTTCAATTGATGAAAAAGAAACAATACCTGTTTTGATCTCAGATATTTATATTCCATTAAGCCTGCAGAGAAAATTTTTAATAGAAAACAGCTGCTTGGATAAGAAAGCAATTGAGCTTTACAAAGTGATCCAGGGCAATAATGGCATTTCATCAGTACAATTAACAGAAAAGATAAGAAGCTGCGGTCCAGAAAGCTCCTTTGTTTCAGCATCGAGGAAATCTGAAAGGGAACTGCAATACGAAATTGGCTCTTATCTCGCTCAATTAAAGGACTTCAATTTCATCTCGCAGTCAGATTCAACATATTCAGTAAACCAAAGTTTAGCTTCGCGCTTTGATTTAAATGATATGACAATCAATCTGAAACCTATAGAAGATGCACTGCACAGCTTAAACCAGCAGAGCCAGGATGCAACTGCAAAGATGGGCTTAAGCTACAATAAAGACAAGAATGGCTTTGAATGGCAGAATTATAAAGAAAATCTAGTTGATCCTTTAACAGGGGACAAACTGCTGATCAAGGTTGAAGCTTTAGATGGAAATGGAAAAATAAAGGTGGAAAGATGTAATGAATGA